Proteins encoded by one window of Emticicia oligotrophica DSM 17448:
- a CDS encoding 16S rRNA (uracil(1498)-N(3))-methyltransferase produces the protein MLLFYQSDIVNNQVLSEEDSRHCIKVLRKNIKDIIHIVDGVGGLYQCEIIKTHEKKCEVRILSTQKDFEKRDIYLHIAIAPTKNADRIEYFLEKCVEIGVDEISLIQTKHSERKNQKTERLEKIAISAMKQSLKAYLPKINELQDFDKFIENNKSTTKFIAHLTEDAKPLKEVVAGKKDVLVMIGPEGDFTHTEVSKAREKGFQIVTLGNSRLRTETAGVVACTIVNAFY, from the coding sequence ATGTTGCTTTTTTATCAATCAGATATTGTTAATAATCAAGTTTTGAGTGAAGAAGATTCACGACATTGTATTAAGGTATTGAGAAAAAATATCAAAGATATTATTCATATCGTTGATGGTGTTGGTGGGCTTTATCAATGTGAAATTATCAAAACCCATGAAAAAAAATGTGAGGTTCGAATTTTATCCACCCAAAAGGATTTTGAAAAAAGAGATATCTACTTGCATATCGCTATTGCACCAACTAAAAATGCCGATAGAATTGAATATTTTCTTGAAAAATGCGTTGAAATTGGAGTAGATGAAATTTCATTAATTCAAACTAAACATTCTGAAAGAAAAAATCAAAAAACTGAAAGGCTTGAAAAAATTGCAATTTCGGCAATGAAGCAGTCCTTAAAAGCTTATTTACCCAAAATAAATGAACTTCAAGATTTTGATAAATTTATAGAAAATAATAAGTCCACCACAAAGTTCATTGCTCATCTTACCGAAGATGCAAAACCATTGAAGGAAGTTGTTGCTGGGAAAAAAGATGTTTTAGTGATGATTGGCCCTGAAGGCGATTTTACCCATACAGAAGTTTCCAAGGCTCGCGAAAAAGGTTTTCAGATAGTAACACTTGGAAATTCAAGACTTCGTACTGAAACTGCTGGAGTGGTTGCTTGTACGATTGTAAATGCTTTTTATTGA
- a CDS encoding DUF4159 domain-containing protein codes for MKKIEIIFCCLIISTISLAQQPTIKIGKLKYGGGGDWYANKTSLPNLIKFCNQNLKMNIFPEEDIIEVGSQDIFQYPFIHMTGHGNVLFNDGEVQNLRRYLISGGFLHIDDNYGLNKFIRREMKKVFPELEFVELPYSHPVYLQKYRFPAGLPKVHEHDGNAPQGFGLIWQGRLVCFFSYECDLGNGWEDRSVYNDPEELRIKALQMGANLVQYAFTSY; via the coding sequence ATGAAAAAAATAGAAATTATTTTTTGTTGTCTAATAATATCCACTATTTCATTGGCACAACAGCCAACCATTAAAATTGGAAAATTGAAATATGGTGGAGGTGGAGACTGGTATGCCAATAAAACATCATTACCAAATCTGATAAAGTTTTGTAATCAAAACTTGAAGATGAATATTTTCCCTGAAGAAGATATAATCGAGGTAGGTAGTCAAGATATTTTCCAGTACCCTTTCATACACATGACTGGCCATGGCAATGTACTCTTTAATGATGGAGAAGTTCAGAATTTGCGTAGATATCTTATTTCGGGTGGTTTTTTACACATTGATGATAATTATGGTCTAAACAAATTTATTCGAAGAGAAATGAAAAAAGTTTTCCCCGAATTAGAATTTGTTGAACTTCCCTACTCTCATCCAGTTTATCTGCAGAAATATAGATTTCCAGCAGGCTTGCCCAAAGTTCACGAACACGATGGAAATGCACCTCAAGGTTTTGGCCTGATTTGGCAGGGAAGATTGGTTTGTTTTTTCAGCTATGAATGTGATTTGGGAAATGGTTGGGAAGATAGAAGTGTATATAATGACCCCGAAGAATTACGAATCAAAGCACTTCAAATGGGTGCTAACTTGGTTCAATATGCCTTTACATCTTATTAA
- a CDS encoding acyl-CoA desaturase: MVAALSFFFAHWYLSLFSQTFFLHRYSAHKMFTMNKFWERFFYFFTYVTQGSSYLNPRSYAVLHRMHHAYSDTERDPHSPHHTQNLFTMMWKTKDIYNAILNYKFKIEERFEKDLPEWNLIDKIGDNWVSRIIWGLSYIAFYVVGFFYFDIHWGFFFLLPIHFLMGPIHGAIVNWSGHKYGYQNFDNHDESKNSLIVDVLMMGELFQNNHHKHPMSINFAKKWYEIDPTYPVIKFLTWTKIITPKK, from the coding sequence ATGGTTGCTGCACTTTCGTTCTTTTTTGCTCATTGGTATTTATCATTATTTAGTCAAACATTTTTTCTCCACCGTTATTCGGCTCACAAAATGTTTACAATGAATAAGTTCTGGGAGCGATTCTTTTATTTCTTTACCTATGTAACACAAGGTTCATCTTATCTTAACCCGCGTTCTTATGCTGTATTACACCGTATGCACCACGCATATAGTGATACTGAAAGAGACCCTCATTCTCCGCATCACACACAAAATTTATTTACTATGATGTGGAAGACTAAAGACATTTACAATGCTATTTTAAATTACAAGTTTAAGATAGAGGAACGTTTTGAAAAAGACCTTCCTGAGTGGAATTTAATTGACAAAATTGGTGATAACTGGGTTTCAAGAATTATTTGGGGCTTGTCGTATATCGCTTTTTATGTTGTTGGATTTTTTTATTTTGATATTCATTGGGGATTTTTCTTCCTTTTACCAATTCATTTTCTAATGGGGCCAATACATGGAGCTATTGTGAATTGGAGTGGACATAAGTACGGGTATCAGAATTTCGATAACCATGATGAATCAAAAAATTCACTGATTGTTGATGTATTGATGATGGGAGAGTTATTCCAAAATAACCATCATAAACATCCAATGTCAATTAATTTTGCAAAAAAATGGTACGAGATTGACCCTACCTATCCAGTGATTAAGTTTTTAACTTGGACAAAGATTATTACTCCTAAGAAATAA
- the gldC gene encoding gliding motility protein GldC: MKKSEINFTVELDSNRIPDKIFWDATENPNEGINETKAISIGVWDHYHRGLLGINLWTKDMPVDEMKHFAVDIVGNVAQLLSDATGDKKLIEILESTCRSMKRHIDEEAKKESEA; the protein is encoded by the coding sequence ATGAAAAAATCAGAAATTAACTTTACTGTCGAACTTGATAGCAATAGAATTCCAGATAAAATCTTTTGGGACGCCACTGAGAATCCAAACGAAGGTATCAATGAAACCAAGGCCATTTCAATTGGTGTTTGGGACCATTACCACCGAGGTTTATTGGGAATCAACCTTTGGACAAAAGATATGCCCGTTGATGAAATGAAGCACTTCGCAGTAGATATTGTTGGAAATGTAGCTCAATTGCTTTCAGATGCAACTGGTGATAAAAAACTAATTGAAATATTGGAAAGTACTTGCAGAAGCATGAAACGTCATATTGATGAAGAAGCTAAGAAAGAATCTGAAGCATAA
- the rhaT gene encoding L-rhamnose/proton symporter RhaT, whose translation MNAILGIVFHFLGGFASGSFYIPYKKVKGWAWESYWIVGGLFSWLIVPPLAAYLTIPNFWQIISETDGNTIFWTYIMGLLWGIGGLTYGLGVRYLGVSLGSSVILGLCSVFGSIIPSIFYYFTPTTGKDTIADLLTTNWGQMVLLGLLVCVVGIVICGKAGGMKDNDLSDDKKDDEFDIVKGLILAVISGVLSACFSFGIEAGSSMAHVANELWVQANPGQGEFLYRNNVVYIVILWGGLTTNLIWCIYLNSKNKSFGDYTNTKTPLLQNYIFSAIAGTTWFLQFFFYGMGESKLGNGPSSWILHMAFIIMVANSWGLVLKEWKGVSKKTLRTIVVGIFTIILSVLIVGYGNSLK comes from the coding sequence ATGAATGCGATTTTAGGTATTGTTTTTCACTTTTTAGGTGGATTTGCCTCAGGGAGCTTTTACATTCCCTATAAAAAAGTAAAAGGATGGGCTTGGGAGAGTTATTGGATTGTTGGAGGACTTTTTTCGTGGTTGATTGTTCCTCCTCTTGCAGCATACCTAACTATCCCAAATTTCTGGCAAATAATTTCTGAAACTGATGGAAATACTATCTTTTGGACATACATAATGGGACTCCTTTGGGGAATTGGTGGTTTAACCTATGGTTTAGGGGTACGATATTTAGGAGTATCACTTGGGAGTTCAGTTATTCTTGGGCTTTGCTCTGTTTTTGGTTCAATAATTCCTTCCATTTTTTATTATTTTACACCTACTACTGGAAAAGATACGATTGCGGATTTGCTAACAACCAATTGGGGGCAAATGGTTCTGTTAGGTTTATTGGTTTGTGTTGTTGGTATAGTGATTTGTGGTAAAGCTGGTGGAATGAAAGATAACGATTTATCAGATGACAAAAAAGATGATGAATTTGATATTGTAAAGGGTTTAATTTTAGCTGTAATTTCGGGTGTTTTGAGTGCATGTTTTAGTTTTGGAATAGAGGCTGGTTCAAGCATGGCTCATGTAGCCAACGAATTATGGGTGCAGGCAAATCCAGGTCAAGGAGAGTTTTTATATAGAAATAATGTGGTTTATATTGTTATTCTTTGGGGTGGACTAACAACAAACTTAATTTGGTGTATTTATTTAAACTCAAAAAACAAAAGCTTTGGTGATTATACGAATACTAAAACACCACTTTTGCAAAACTATATTTTCTCTGCCATTGCAGGTACTACTTGGTTTTTGCAATTCTTTTTCTACGGTATGGGAGAAAGTAAATTAGGAAATGGTCCAAGTTCTTGGATTTTGCACATGGCATTTATTATCATGGTTGCGAATTCGTGGGGTTTGGTATTGAAAGAGTGGAAGGGTGTTTCCAAGAAAACATTAAGAACGATTGTTGTCGGTATTTTTACGATTATTCTATCGGTTTTGATTGTAGGCTATGGAAATTCCTTAAAATAG